In the genome of Candidatus Bathyarchaeota archaeon, one region contains:
- a CDS encoding GNAT family N-acetyltransferase yields MSVRENVSKQETLIGRRVYLRPFERDDLPYIQKWSNDAELRRLIGRVAPMSRAETEKWYKEMLADRDRMWFVIALKKGDRVIGEAGFLRMFRPWRNTDMTIIIGEKDAWGKGYGTETGHLLLDHAFRRLGFHKISIGVVGFNKRALKFWENLGFKKEGVERDEYYYDNEYSDGIMMSILEDEYRELFEAH; encoded by the coding sequence ATGTCTGTTAGAGAGAACGTGTCAAAACAGGAGACGTTGATAGGTAGAAGGGTTTACCTGAGACCTTTTGAAAGAGATGATTTGCCCTACATTCAGAAGTGGTCCAATGACGCTGAACTCAGAAGACTTATAGGTCGAGTTGCACCGATGAGTCGAGCCGAAACTGAGAAATGGTACAAGGAAATGCTTGCTGACAGGGATCGGATGTGGTTTGTGATTGCCCTCAAAAAAGGTGACCGGGTAATAGGGGAAGCTGGATTTTTGAGAATGTTTAGACCTTGGCGAAATACAGACATGACCATCATAATCGGCGAGAAGGACGCTTGGGGAAAAGGATACGGAACTGAGACAGGTCACTTGCTCCTTGACCATGCCTTTAGACGATTGGGCTTTCATAAGATTTCGATAGGGGTGGTCGGTTTCAACAAGAGAGCACTGAAATTTTGGGAAAATCTTGGCTTCAAAAAGGAAGGCGTTGAGAGAGATGAATATTACTACGACAACGAATACAGCGACGGTATCATGATGAGTATTCTGGAAGACGAATATAGAGAATTATTCGAAGCTCACTAA
- a CDS encoding nitroreductase family protein has product MEVFTIIGKRRSIRLYEKKPVEKKKLHRILEAGRLAPSASNKQPWRFIVVTDKKVKEKLRVAYDEEWFVSAPVIIIGCAVPEEAWTRMDGQEYWMVDVAIAMQNMILTATELGLGTCWIADFDEKAIRKALKLPSNIRVVAMTPLGHPAEEKRPVKSRKPLTEIVHHEHW; this is encoded by the coding sequence ATGGAAGTTTTTACGATCATAGGGAAGAGACGTAGCATCCGATTGTATGAGAAAAAACCAGTGGAGAAGAAGAAACTCCATCGCATTTTGGAAGCAGGTAGATTAGCGCCTTCTGCCAGCAACAAACAGCCATGGCGATTCATAGTAGTAACCGACAAGAAAGTCAAAGAGAAACTTAGAGTAGCCTATGACGAAGAATGGTTCGTCTCTGCACCCGTAATTATCATAGGATGCGCTGTTCCCGAGGAAGCTTGGACGAGAATGGACGGTCAAGAATATTGGATGGTAGACGTGGCAATCGCCATGCAGAACATGATCCTAACAGCCACAGAACTCGGTCTGGGAACTTGCTGGATCGCCGACTTCGACGAAAAAGCTATCCGAAAAGCGCTCAAACTACCCTCAAACATTCGCGTGGTCGCCATGACTCCCTTAGGCCACCCAGCCGAAGAAAAGCGCCCAGTAAAAAGCAGAAAACCACTCACCGAGATTGTTCACCACGAACACTGGTAA